The following proteins come from a genomic window of Pyxidicoccus sp. MSG2:
- a CDS encoding GrpB family protein, protein MSADTGGGAADAFRLARIIRRLKERVRPEELGGESVEGLVRRWSRLRSPELDIQVREHDPAWASAFETEKQRLHAALADEGLVDIQHIGSTSIPPLPGKNILDLAVAVRALPCTARQAELLAGLGYESYGPSPIDPDFTWFWNVNADGQGAFVVHVCGHQSPWFSYLTNFRDFMRAEPEERQRYEALKRELAAVPGQSWLEYSIVKRALALRITERANAWAAARDGAR, encoded by the coding sequence ATGAGCGCAGACACGGGCGGCGGCGCGGCGGACGCCTTCCGGCTGGCCCGCATCATCCGGCGCCTCAAGGAGCGCGTCCGCCCGGAGGAGCTGGGCGGCGAGTCCGTGGAGGGGCTCGTGCGCCGCTGGTCCCGGCTGCGCTCGCCGGAGCTGGACATCCAGGTGCGGGAACATGACCCGGCGTGGGCTTCCGCCTTCGAAACCGAGAAGCAGCGGCTCCACGCCGCGCTGGCCGACGAGGGGCTGGTGGACATCCAGCACATCGGCAGCACGTCCATTCCACCGCTGCCGGGGAAGAACATCCTCGACCTGGCGGTGGCGGTGCGCGCCCTGCCCTGCACCGCGCGGCAGGCGGAGCTGCTCGCGGGGCTCGGCTATGAGTCCTATGGCCCGAGCCCCATCGACCCGGACTTCACCTGGTTCTGGAACGTAAACGCGGACGGCCAGGGCGCCTTCGTCGTCCACGTGTGCGGCCACCAGAGCCCGTGGTTCTCCTACCTCACCAACTTCCGCGACTTCATGCGCGCCGAGCCCGAGGAGCGGCAGCGCTACGAGGCCCTGAAGCGGGAGCTGGCGGCGGTGCCCGGGCAGAGCTGGCTGGAGTACAGCATCGTCAAGCGCGCCCTGGCGCTGCGCATCACCGAGCGGGCCAACGCGTGGGCGGCGGCCCGGGACGGGGCACGCTAG
- a CDS encoding sulfotransferase family protein, producing MPKPNFFIVGAPRCATTSMYTYLKQHPGIFLSLLKEPIYFGSDLTRQPLAVGDEASYLSLFDGAGDAKVVGEGSVFYIMSRTAPAELKAFSPDARILIMLREPVAMMHSLHSLYLRTGNEDLEDFSAALDAEPERARGQRLPPRCYFPEGLQYRSVARYAEPVERFLRTFGRERVHIVIFDDLVKDVRREYRRTLEFLGVDPEHTPEFDEARATALIRPLVLRQMRAATPEIRARLKTGRDSHLGTKSQRLSPGARERVCAELLPDVERLSALLDRDLTHWCRPSHPGPEARP from the coding sequence ATGCCCAAGCCCAACTTCTTCATCGTCGGGGCACCGCGCTGTGCCACGACGTCGATGTACACGTATCTCAAGCAGCACCCGGGCATCTTCCTGTCGCTGCTCAAGGAGCCCATCTACTTCGGCTCGGACCTGACGCGACAGCCGCTCGCCGTGGGCGACGAGGCCAGCTACCTGAGCCTCTTCGACGGCGCGGGCGACGCGAAGGTGGTGGGCGAGGGCTCCGTCTTCTACATCATGTCCAGGACGGCCCCCGCCGAGCTGAAGGCCTTCTCCCCGGACGCGCGCATCCTCATCATGCTGCGCGAGCCCGTGGCGATGATGCACTCGCTGCACTCGCTGTACCTGCGCACCGGCAACGAGGACCTGGAGGACTTCTCCGCGGCGCTCGACGCGGAGCCGGAGCGGGCGCGCGGGCAGCGGCTGCCCCCCCGGTGCTACTTCCCCGAGGGGCTCCAGTACCGCTCGGTGGCGCGCTACGCGGAGCCGGTGGAGCGCTTCCTGCGCACCTTCGGCCGCGAGCGGGTCCACATCGTCATCTTCGACGACCTGGTGAAGGACGTGCGGAGGGAGTACCGGCGCACGCTGGAGTTCCTCGGCGTGGACCCGGAGCACACCCCGGAGTTCGACGAGGCCCGCGCCACGGCGCTCATCCGCCCCCTGGTGCTGCGGCAGATGCGCGCGGCCACCCCGGAGATTCGCGCCCGGCTGAAGACGGGCCGCGACTCCCACCTCGGCACCAAGAGCCAGCGGCTGTCGCCGGGGGCGCGCGAGCGCGTCTGCGCGGAGCTGCTGCCAGACGTGGAGCGACTGAGCGCGCTGCTGGACAGGGACCTCACCCACTGGTGCCGTCCTTCCCACCCCGGCCCGGAGGCGCGCCCATGA
- a CDS encoding alpha-2-macroglobulin family protein gives MHRTPWTRASSSALLLLSLLLTSLPALGQGKAPPTWKAIDALVDEQKVEAAAQGAEARLEKAKGGTDEAEWARALVRTVQLRSALHGYETSVRFLREQPWPKGVLPRATLNLFYAQSLVTYAQAYGWEVRQREAVASTGPVDLKSWTYEQILTEAQRAYEDVWKQREKLGTEPVTVLSEYIRPNTYPAGIRSTLRDAVSYLRVAVLADSSHWRPEHANEVYRLDLRSLLEGSPTVDLTDPNLHPLVKVVAVLADLEAWHRAGGRREAALEARLKRYEVLSVHFSEKDDAARIRQHLAAFLTPFRDVAWWGMGQGQLAELESAAGHPVRALALAKPCVDAYPKSEGSRRCAALVSALEAPDFRLASMQSDGPRRRSVEVTHRNVPAVYFRAYAFDLEKRLAKVDDYNVLPYGDALLRIFNSQKPVASWTTQLPATQDLREHRTFVTPPLEQPGTYIIAASAREDFGSKNNRVQAVFMTVSPWVIVTRATAGTSVEARVVQGESGKPVSEVPVRLILTDYNKGFREVASATTNPQGEVTFQAPKGQSYQSYLLVAGRGRETLLHPNGFSFYPRSEPQESTSSLVFTDRSVYRPLQKVLWKVVAFRGRGDQARYRTLPEQSLVVSLMDPNNQEVEKREVRTNGFGSAAGEFTVPTGRVLGAWSVRVATGGGTSIRVEEYKRPTFEVTLKDPEAPLRLNRPATFKGEARYYFGLPVASGTVRWRAFREPVLPWWWWWDRSSVSVKRQVVASGTSSLAEDGGFGITFTPEADERSARTPGLTWRYRIEADATDEGGETRSAERAFRLGFVAVEGRVDADEGFFREGVAPEVKLVRTTLDGVPQPGPGRWRLVALKQPSQPLLPADEPIVEPPAVEVDPEAVRTPTPGDKLQPRWDTDYSPQAALARWQDGGEQAKGAVQHDAEGLARVKLPALKAGAYRLHYETTDAFGQTFTVARELLVAGEAAPIALPASLVLERATVRVGEVARLLAFSGFEGQPLMLDVYQGERRVLRKPLTGGKAPVVVEVPVTEELRGGFTAVLVAVRDWQYLGFSSPVFVPWDDKELSLEFATFRDKLRPGAKETWRVTVRGPKGAKVEAGAAELLAYMYDQSLDLFAPHTPPSVAALYPHRASHVDLRSSLAVAMAQWVVSQGYGDVQGWNPPEPDALRFEDEYGLGGPGYRRYRNQAMGGAVRRERMTAAPSAARPMEESESGAPPPPPPAPPPEPAKPTLQAEAKNADKAQNAQAGQAAPAEGLRSNFAETAFWVPQLLTGADGSATLEFTVPDSVTAWSVWVHGITRDLKGGSVQRTTRSVKELMVRPYVPRFLREGDRAVLEVVVNNAAEKPQQGTLTLDIVDAQTQKSLLADFGVKGASQAFNVAAGRGTNLRFALTAPAKVGAVAFRVEARAGNLSDGELRPLPVLPGRMHLSQSRFVTLKGKSSKTMTFEDLRAGGDPTRVNEQLVVTVDAQLFYAALQSLPYLMDYPYECTEQTLNRFVSSGILASLYGQYPEVAKMAKKMSERATQFETFDEVDPNRKMALEETPWLEMAKGGPQAEADLVRVLDPKVAAAERISAMGKLRKAQTSSGGFPWWPGGPPSPFMTLYILHGLSRAMEYGVEVPPEMTRNAWGYVARHFREEYADKLMKKGQGWEFLTFLNYVASAYPSERYTGEALTAAERERMLAFSYKHWKKHSPYLKGYLALTLKRAGQGKDAEKVWESVMDSAKSSEELGTYWAPEDRSWLWYNDTTETHAFALRTLTELKPKDPRREGLVQWLLLDKKLNHWKSTRATAEALYALVKYLQSEGALGVREDAKVTVGPRVVQMEFSPDEYTGKKNQVVVPGPELNPATMSSVVVEKTTPGFAFASATWHFSTEKLPEEERGDFFNVSRRYFRREREGREAVLQPLAEGAVLKPGDEVEVQISLRTKHAAEYVHLRDPRAAGLEPENAQSRHKWDLGIVWYEETRDSGTNFFFEWLPAGEYTFKYRLRANMAGTFRVGPATVQSMYAPEFTAYSTGAVLTVGPAK, from the coding sequence ATGCACCGGACTCCCTGGACCCGAGCGTCCTCCTCCGCCCTGTTGCTGCTATCCCTGCTGCTGACCTCCTTGCCCGCGCTGGGGCAGGGGAAGGCCCCGCCGACGTGGAAGGCCATCGACGCGTTGGTGGACGAGCAGAAGGTGGAGGCCGCGGCGCAGGGCGCCGAGGCCCGCCTGGAGAAGGCGAAGGGCGGCACCGACGAGGCGGAGTGGGCGCGGGCGCTGGTGCGCACGGTGCAACTGCGCAGCGCGCTGCATGGCTACGAGACGTCGGTGCGCTTCCTGCGCGAGCAGCCCTGGCCGAAGGGCGTGCTGCCGCGCGCCACGCTGAACCTCTTCTACGCCCAATCGCTGGTCACCTACGCGCAGGCCTACGGCTGGGAGGTGCGCCAGCGCGAGGCGGTGGCCTCCACCGGCCCGGTGGACCTCAAGTCGTGGACGTACGAGCAGATCCTCACCGAGGCGCAGCGCGCCTACGAGGACGTGTGGAAGCAGCGTGAGAAGCTGGGCACCGAGCCGGTGACGGTGCTGTCCGAGTACATCCGGCCCAACACCTACCCCGCGGGCATCCGCTCCACGCTGCGCGACGCCGTCTCGTACCTGCGCGTGGCGGTGCTGGCGGACAGCTCCCACTGGCGGCCCGAGCACGCCAACGAAGTCTATCGCCTGGACCTGCGCTCGCTGCTCGAGGGCTCGCCCACCGTGGACCTGACGGACCCGAACCTCCACCCGCTGGTGAAGGTGGTGGCGGTGCTCGCGGACCTGGAGGCCTGGCACCGCGCCGGGGGCCGGCGTGAGGCGGCGCTGGAGGCGCGGCTCAAGCGCTACGAGGTGCTGTCCGTGCACTTCAGCGAGAAGGACGACGCGGCCCGCATCCGCCAGCACCTCGCCGCGTTCCTCACCCCCTTCCGCGACGTGGCGTGGTGGGGCATGGGGCAGGGGCAACTGGCGGAGCTGGAGAGCGCCGCGGGGCACCCGGTGCGCGCGCTCGCGCTGGCGAAGCCGTGCGTGGACGCGTACCCGAAGTCGGAGGGCTCGCGGCGCTGCGCCGCCCTGGTGAGCGCGCTGGAGGCCCCGGACTTCCGCCTCGCCTCCATGCAGTCGGACGGGCCGCGCCGCCGCTCGGTGGAAGTCACCCACCGCAACGTGCCGGCGGTCTACTTCCGCGCCTACGCGTTCGATTTGGAGAAGCGACTGGCGAAGGTGGACGACTACAACGTCCTCCCCTACGGCGACGCGCTGCTGCGCATCTTCAACAGCCAGAAGCCGGTGGCCTCGTGGACGACGCAGCTGCCGGCGACGCAGGACCTGCGCGAGCACCGCACCTTCGTCACGCCGCCGCTGGAGCAGCCGGGCACGTACATCATCGCCGCCTCCGCGCGAGAGGACTTCGGGAGCAAGAACAACCGCGTGCAGGCGGTGTTCATGACGGTGTCGCCGTGGGTCATCGTCACGCGCGCCACGGCGGGCACCTCGGTGGAGGCGCGGGTGGTGCAGGGGGAGTCCGGCAAGCCCGTGTCGGAGGTGCCGGTGCGCCTCATCCTCACCGACTACAACAAGGGCTTCCGCGAGGTGGCCAGCGCCACCACGAATCCGCAGGGCGAGGTGACCTTCCAGGCGCCGAAGGGACAGTCGTACCAGAGCTACCTGCTGGTGGCGGGACGCGGGCGCGAGACGTTGCTCCACCCCAATGGCTTCTCCTTCTACCCGCGAAGCGAGCCGCAGGAGTCCACCTCGTCGCTGGTCTTCACCGACCGCAGCGTGTACCGCCCGCTGCAGAAGGTGCTCTGGAAGGTCGTGGCCTTCCGCGGGCGCGGCGACCAGGCGCGCTACCGGACGCTGCCGGAGCAGTCGCTGGTGGTGTCGCTGATGGACCCCAACAACCAGGAGGTGGAGAAGCGCGAGGTGCGCACCAACGGGTTCGGCTCGGCGGCGGGGGAGTTCACCGTGCCCACCGGCCGCGTGCTGGGCGCCTGGTCCGTGCGCGTGGCGACGGGCGGAGGCACCTCCATCCGCGTGGAGGAGTACAAGCGGCCCACCTTCGAGGTGACGCTGAAGGACCCGGAGGCACCGCTGCGCCTCAACCGGCCGGCCACCTTCAAGGGCGAGGCGCGCTACTACTTCGGGCTGCCGGTGGCGTCCGGCACCGTGCGCTGGCGCGCCTTCCGCGAGCCGGTGCTGCCCTGGTGGTGGTGGTGGGACCGGTCCTCCGTTTCGGTGAAGCGGCAGGTGGTGGCGTCCGGCACGTCCTCGCTGGCGGAGGACGGCGGCTTCGGCATCACCTTCACGCCCGAGGCGGATGAGCGCTCCGCGCGCACGCCGGGGCTCACGTGGCGCTACCGCATCGAAGCGGACGCGACGGACGAGGGCGGAGAGACGCGCTCGGCCGAGCGCGCCTTCCGGCTGGGCTTCGTCGCGGTGGAGGGACGCGTGGACGCGGACGAGGGCTTCTTCCGCGAGGGCGTGGCCCCCGAGGTGAAGCTGGTGCGCACCACGCTGGACGGCGTGCCGCAACCCGGCCCCGGCCGCTGGCGACTGGTGGCGCTGAAGCAGCCCTCGCAGCCGCTGTTGCCCGCGGACGAGCCCATCGTCGAGCCGCCCGCCGTGGAGGTGGATCCGGAGGCGGTGCGCACGCCCACTCCAGGCGACAAGCTCCAGCCCCGCTGGGACACGGACTATTCGCCCCAGGCGGCGCTGGCCCGCTGGCAGGACGGCGGGGAGCAGGCGAAGGGCGCCGTGCAGCACGACGCGGAGGGCCTGGCCCGGGTGAAGCTGCCCGCGCTGAAGGCCGGTGCGTACCGGCTGCACTACGAGACGACGGACGCCTTCGGCCAGACGTTCACCGTGGCGCGCGAGCTGCTGGTGGCGGGCGAGGCCGCGCCCATTGCACTGCCGGCGTCGCTGGTGCTGGAGCGCGCCACGGTGCGGGTGGGTGAGGTGGCGCGGCTGCTGGCCTTCTCCGGCTTCGAGGGGCAGCCCCTGATGCTGGACGTGTACCAGGGCGAGCGGCGCGTGCTGCGCAAGCCGCTGACGGGCGGCAAGGCACCGGTGGTGGTGGAGGTGCCCGTGACGGAGGAGCTGCGCGGCGGCTTCACCGCGGTGCTGGTGGCCGTGCGCGACTGGCAGTACCTGGGCTTCTCCTCGCCCGTGTTCGTCCCGTGGGACGACAAGGAGCTGAGCCTGGAGTTCGCCACGTTCCGCGACAAGCTGCGTCCTGGCGCGAAGGAGACCTGGCGCGTGACGGTGCGCGGCCCGAAGGGCGCGAAGGTGGAGGCCGGCGCCGCCGAGCTGCTCGCGTACATGTACGACCAGTCGCTCGACTTGTTCGCGCCGCACACGCCGCCGAGCGTCGCGGCGCTCTACCCGCACCGTGCCTCGCATGTGGACCTGCGCTCCTCGCTGGCCGTGGCCATGGCCCAGTGGGTCGTCAGCCAGGGGTACGGCGACGTGCAGGGGTGGAACCCGCCCGAGCCGGACGCGCTGCGCTTCGAGGACGAGTACGGCCTGGGCGGGCCGGGCTATCGACGCTACCGGAACCAGGCGATGGGCGGTGCGGTGCGACGCGAGCGGATGACGGCAGCCCCGAGCGCCGCGCGGCCGATGGAGGAGTCCGAGAGCGGAGCTCCGCCGCCTCCGCCTCCCGCGCCTCCCCCCGAGCCGGCGAAGCCGACCCTGCAGGCGGAGGCGAAGAATGCGGACAAGGCGCAGAATGCCCAGGCGGGGCAGGCCGCGCCGGCCGAGGGACTGCGCTCCAACTTCGCGGAGACGGCGTTCTGGGTGCCGCAGCTCCTCACGGGAGCGGATGGCTCGGCCACGCTGGAGTTCACCGTGCCGGACTCGGTGACGGCGTGGAGCGTCTGGGTGCACGGCATCACCCGCGACTTGAAGGGTGGCTCGGTGCAGCGCACCACCCGCAGCGTGAAGGAGCTGATGGTGCGGCCGTACGTGCCGCGCTTCCTGCGCGAAGGGGACAGGGCGGTGCTGGAGGTGGTGGTGAACAACGCGGCGGAGAAGCCGCAGCAGGGCACGCTCACGCTCGACATCGTGGACGCGCAGACGCAGAAGAGCCTGCTGGCGGACTTCGGCGTGAAGGGCGCGTCGCAGGCCTTCAACGTCGCGGCGGGGCGGGGGACGAACCTGCGCTTCGCGCTCACCGCGCCCGCGAAGGTGGGGGCGGTGGCCTTCCGCGTGGAGGCCCGCGCCGGCAACCTGAGCGACGGTGAGCTGCGCCCGCTGCCGGTGCTGCCCGGCCGCATGCACCTGTCGCAGTCACGCTTCGTCACGCTGAAGGGCAAGTCCTCCAAGACGATGACGTTCGAGGACCTGCGCGCGGGCGGGGACCCGACGCGGGTGAACGAGCAGCTCGTCGTCACCGTGGACGCGCAGCTCTTCTACGCGGCGCTCCAGTCGCTGCCGTACCTGATGGACTACCCCTACGAGTGCACGGAGCAGACGCTCAACCGCTTCGTGTCCTCCGGCATCCTCGCCAGCCTCTACGGGCAGTACCCCGAGGTGGCGAAGATGGCGAAGAAGATGAGCGAGCGCGCCACCCAATTCGAAACCTTCGACGAGGTGGACCCGAACCGGAAGATGGCGCTGGAGGAGACGCCCTGGCTGGAGATGGCGAAGGGCGGACCCCAGGCCGAAGCGGACCTGGTGCGCGTGCTGGACCCGAAGGTGGCCGCGGCCGAGCGCATCTCCGCGATGGGGAAGCTGCGCAAGGCGCAGACCTCCAGCGGCGGCTTCCCGTGGTGGCCGGGGGGACCGCCGTCGCCGTTCATGACGCTCTACATCCTCCACGGCCTGTCGCGCGCCATGGAGTATGGCGTGGAGGTGCCGCCGGAGATGACGCGCAACGCGTGGGGCTACGTGGCCCGGCACTTCCGTGAGGAGTACGCGGACAAGCTGATGAAGAAGGGCCAGGGCTGGGAGTTCCTCACGTTCCTCAACTATGTGGCCTCCGCGTACCCGAGCGAGCGCTACACGGGCGAGGCGCTCACCGCCGCCGAGCGCGAGCGGATGCTCGCCTTCAGCTACAAGCACTGGAAGAAGCACTCGCCGTACCTCAAGGGCTACCTGGCGCTGACGCTGAAGCGCGCGGGGCAGGGGAAGGACGCCGAGAAGGTCTGGGAGAGCGTCATGGACTCGGCGAAGTCGAGCGAGGAGCTGGGCACGTACTGGGCGCCCGAGGACCGCAGCTGGCTCTGGTACAACGACACCACGGAGACGCACGCCTTCGCCCTGCGCACGCTGACGGAACTCAAGCCGAAGGACCCGCGGCGCGAGGGACTGGTGCAGTGGCTGCTGCTGGACAAGAAGCTCAACCACTGGAAGTCCACCCGCGCCACCGCCGAGGCGCTCTACGCGCTGGTGAAGTACCTCCAGTCCGAAGGCGCGCTGGGCGTGCGCGAGGACGCCAAGGTGACGGTGGGCCCGCGCGTGGTGCAGATGGAGTTCTCCCCGGATGAATACACGGGGAAGAAGAACCAGGTGGTGGTGCCCGGGCCGGAATTGAATCCGGCCACCATGAGCTCGGTGGTGGTGGAGAAGACGACGCCGGGCTTCGCCTTCGCCTCCGCCACGTGGCACTTCTCCACGGAGAAGCTCCCGGAGGAGGAGCGCGGCGACTTCTTCAACGTGTCGCGGCGCTACTTCCGGCGCGAGCGCGAGGGCCGTGAGGCGGTGCTCCAGCCGCTGGCGGAGGGCGCGGTGCTCAAGCCCGGTGACGAGGTGGAGGTGCAGATCTCCCTGCGCACGAAGCACGCGGCGGAGTACGTCCACCTGAGAGACCCACGCGCCGCGGGCCTGGAGCCGGAGAACGCGCAGTCCCGCCACAAGTGGGACCTGGGCATCGTCTGGTACGAGGAGACGCGGGACTCGGGCACCAACTTCTTCTTCGAGTGGCTGCCCGCCGGCGAGTACACCTTCAAGTACCGGCTGCGCGCCAACATGGCCGGTACCTTCCGCGTGGGCCCCGCCACCGTGCAGTCCATGTACGCGCCCGAGTTCACCGCGTACTCCACGGGCGCGGTGCTCACCGTGGGCCCGGCGAAGTAG
- a CDS encoding CCA tRNA nucleotidyltransferase — MTDDYRSHPVDPAVVRASLDGLLVADAGYTVRIRDVAGLLQREGFRVYVVGGACRDWLTGEAVKDVDLSVDGPVEKAHAVLRAAFPGIDPVLRHSPRFGTLRWGSRATGGVDLNILRSRHDIQNDDMWTTTFVARGDLREDALTRDFSVNAFYLACDREDRLLDPLDCGLEDVHARVLRLITHPRVLDTSFRTTFRILQFLCRGYRPAPDIHEHLARYADHDIQGMGDRLLNWIPNHLGSTPELMAEFRERLHACAKEEASRRVLDDVFARLAEAGG; from the coding sequence ATGACGGACGACTACCGGAGCCACCCCGTCGACCCGGCCGTGGTGCGGGCCTCGTTGGACGGGCTGCTCGTCGCGGATGCGGGCTACACGGTGCGCATCCGCGACGTCGCGGGGCTGCTCCAGCGGGAGGGCTTTCGCGTCTACGTGGTGGGCGGGGCGTGCCGCGATTGGCTCACCGGCGAGGCCGTCAAGGACGTGGACCTGTCGGTGGATGGGCCGGTGGAGAAGGCCCACGCGGTGCTACGCGCGGCCTTCCCCGGCATCGACCCGGTGCTCCGCCACTCGCCGCGCTTTGGCACGCTCCGGTGGGGCAGCAGGGCCACGGGTGGCGTGGACCTCAACATCCTGCGCAGCCGCCACGACATCCAGAATGACGACATGTGGACCACGACGTTCGTCGCGCGGGGCGACTTGCGCGAGGACGCCCTCACCCGGGACTTCTCGGTCAACGCCTTCTACCTGGCGTGCGACAGGGAGGACCGGCTGTTGGATCCGCTCGACTGCGGATTGGAGGACGTGCACGCGCGCGTGCTGCGGCTCATCACCCACCCGCGCGTGCTGGACACCAGCTTCCGGACCACCTTCCGCATCCTCCAGTTCCTCTGCCGCGGCTACCGTCCGGCGCCCGACATCCACGAGCACCTGGCGCGCTACGCCGACCACGACATCCAGGGCATGGGGGACCGGCTGCTGAACTGGATTCCCAACCACCTGGGCAGCACCCCGGAGTTGATGGCCGAGTTCCGGGAGCGCCTCCATGCGTGCGCGAAGGAGGAGGCCTCCCGGAGGGTGCTGGACGACGTCTTCGCCCGGCTCGCGGAGGCGGGCGGCTAG
- a CDS encoding RlmE family RNA methyltransferase: MVGSPPDMGKPYRPKDHFFQKAKQEGLRARSAFKVDELIKRFPMVKKGHVVLDLGAAPGGFLQILAEAVGTGGRVIGVDIVAIRPFTQRHVQTAVLDVLADDFDAKLAAMYDGPFDAVISDMAPKTSGIKATDEARSLRLAGKALEVAAARGRPGSSFVAKVFMGGDFEDFRNQVRSLFEEVKVVRPEATRGASMEVYLVGLRRKAPTPASP, translated from the coding sequence ATGGTAGGGAGCCCCCCTGACATGGGCAAGCCCTACCGTCCGAAAGACCACTTCTTCCAGAAGGCCAAGCAAGAGGGGCTGCGCGCCCGCTCGGCGTTCAAGGTCGACGAGCTCATCAAACGCTTCCCGATGGTGAAGAAGGGGCACGTGGTGCTCGACCTGGGGGCGGCCCCGGGAGGCTTCCTCCAGATTCTCGCGGAGGCGGTGGGGACGGGGGGGCGCGTGATTGGCGTGGACATCGTCGCCATCCGTCCCTTCACGCAGCGGCACGTGCAGACCGCGGTGCTGGACGTGCTGGCGGACGACTTCGACGCGAAGCTGGCGGCGATGTACGACGGCCCCTTCGACGCGGTCATCTCCGACATGGCGCCGAAGACGAGTGGCATCAAGGCCACGGACGAGGCGCGCAGCCTGCGGCTCGCGGGCAAGGCGCTGGAGGTGGCCGCCGCGCGCGGCCGGCCCGGCTCGTCCTTCGTCGCCAAGGTGTTCATGGGCGGCGACTTCGAGGACTTCCGCAACCAGGTGCGCTCACTTTTCGAGGAAGTGAAGGTCGTGCGCCCGGAGGCCACGCGCGGCGCGAGCATGGAGGTCTACCTGGTGGGGCTGCGCCGCAAGGCCCCCACGCCCGCGTCACCTTGA